DNA from Demetria terragena DSM 11295:
CCCCGGCGACCAGGACATGTGCCGGCGGCACCTTGCCCGCCGCTGTGACCTGACCGGTGAAGAACCGGCCGAACTCGTGGGCGGCCTCCACGACCGCGCGGTAGCCCGCGATATTTGCCATCGAGGACAACACGTCCATGGACTGCGCTCGCGAGATGCGCGGGATGGCATCCATCGACAGGGCCGTGATCGGGTAGGTCGCCAGATCGGCCACGGCCTGCTCGTCGAAGCGCGGGTTGAACAGCGCAATGACCGTGGCACCTTCAGCCAAGGAACCGAGTTGCTCGCGCGATGGTGCATTGACGCCCAGCACGATGTCAGCTCCGGTAGCAGGCCCCACAGTCGCGCCCGCCTCGACGTAGGCCTGATCGGCAAAACTGGATGACGCACCCGCTCCGGGATCCACCACCACGTCATAGCCGAGGGTGCGGAGTCGTTCTACCGTCGCAGGTGTCGCCGAGACCCGGGTTTCACCGCTCGCGGCCTCGTTGAGAACTCCGATCTGCACGCATGTCTCCTCATCGACGGGGCTCCGCCCCCAGCATGCCGGACGATGGACCCTGGCGGGGCGAACGTCCAAGATCGTCCGCGAGGCGACGACCTCGCGGACGAGTGCAGAACGGCGTTAGGGCAGGCCGGGGAGGACGCGATCCAGGGTGATGGGTAGGTCGCGGACCCGCTGGCCGGTCGCGTGATAGACCGCATTGGCCACCGCCGCGCCGACGCCCGTGATGCCGACTTCGCCCGCGCCGACCACGCCAAGCGGCATCGTAGGATCGGGATCGTCGTGCATGTGGATGTCGATCGCAGGCACGTCCGCGTGCACCGGAATGTGGTATTCGGTGAGGCTCGGATTGACGATGCGCCCGGTGCGCGGGTCATACAAGGTCTGCTCCATCAGGGCCAGGCCCAGTCCCATGATGATGCCGCCTCGCAACTGGCTGCTCGCCAACTTGTGGTTGATGACCCGGCCGATGTCGAAGACCCCCAGCCAGCGCGTCACCCGCGTCTCGCCGGTATCGGCATCGATCCGAACCTCGCAGAACTGGGCGCCCGAGGCCGCCTTGGACCACCGTCGCATCGCGTCGAAGGCGCCCTTGCCGAGCTGAAGGTTGCTGCGCACCGCCCCCAGGCCAGAGTTTCCGCCCACCACGGCTTCGAGGTGTTCTGCGCCAGAACTCTGGATGGCGTCGGCCATGGATCCTGCGCCGTGGGAGCCGAGCCCAAGCGCCTCGAGCTGGCGTTGCAGATCCTCAATGCCCACGATCAGGCTTTGCGCGATGCTTGCGGACTGCATCGAACCGCCCGCCATGGGGCCGTACGGCACATCGGTCGTGCCGTACTCGATGTCGACCTCGTCCGGGTCGATGCCCAGCAGGTGCGCCGCCATCTGAGCCGTCGCGGTAGCGGTGCCCATGCCCATGTCGTGGAATCCGCACCGGACCAACAACCGGCCGTTGGGGTGCAGCCGAAGGGTGAGGCTGGCCTTGAAGGTCATCGCTGGGTGCACCGCGGACGCCACGCCGTAGCCCACCAGGTGGTTGCCATCACGCATCGAGCCAGCGGGGCCCCGGTCGGACCAGCCAAAGAGTTCGGCGCCGAGCCGAAGCGACTCACCCACGGTGTGATGGCTATATCTGTTGCCCGTCAGCGGGTGATGCTCGGGCTGGTTGCGTAGCCGTAGCTCCACGGGGTCGAGTTGCAGAGACTCGGCGAGCTCGTCGACCGCGGATTCAAGGGCGAACGTCCCAACCGACTCACCTGGGGCGCGCATGAAGGTCTGGGGAAGGCGATTGAGTGGAGTGATGCGCTGCTCGAGCAAGATGTTCTCGCTCGCGTAGAGGTCGGCAGAGGCGCTGACCACTTGTTCACCCATCCCGCCGACAGTGCTATTGCGCAGGTCGACTTCGTGAATGATCGAGGTGATCTGACCGTCCTGAGTGGCGCCCAGAGCGACGCGCTGCAAGGTCTGCGGGCGACCGCCGACGGTTCGATAGACACCTTCCCGGCTCAACGCCAGACGGACTGGGCGGTCCACCTCGCGCGCCGCCATCGCGGCGATCACCTGATGGGCCCAAATGCCACCTTTACCGCCGAATCCACCACCGACAAAGGGGGACACGATGCGTACCTGTCCGACGCCGATGCGGAAGCGCGCCGCTAAGAACTTGCGGGCAAACTCCAGACCCTGGGTGCCATCCCACAGGGTGAGGTGGTCGCCATCCCAGCGCGCGGTGCACCCGTGCAGTTCCATCGCATTGTGGTTTTGCTCTGGCGTACTGAACTGCAGGTCCACCGAGACGGGTGCCTGAGCCAGTGCAGCCTTCGCGTCACCCTTCTTTCCACCGGTGCGCGGGTAGGGCATGGCAGGCATCTTCTTGGCGGCGTGCCGTTCGGTCGCGAGGTCGATCCTGGCGCTCAGGGGCTCGAGGTCGACGGTCACGAGTTCTGCTGCCTCTGCGGCGATCTCGGCTGTCTCTGCCACAACGACGGCTATCGCTTGGCCGTCATAGTGCACCTCGTCGGTGTTGAGGTAGTCGACTTTGGTGCCACGAGCCAGAAGGTCGCCCATGTTGGGCTTGCGGAGGCCACTCACGGACGCAAGGCGCGGGGCGTTGAGGTGGGTCACGACGGTGAGCACGCCCGTTAATGCCAGCGCCTCAGAGGTGTCGATCGACCGAATTCGGCCATGGGCGCCGACCGCGTGGACGATGGCGCCATAGCTCAGGTTGTCGTGCGGGTAGTCGTTGGCATAGGGCGCTTCGCCGTGGGCCTTGGCTGGTCCGTCTCGACGGCTGCGCGGTGCACCAAGCACGGCGACGTCGGAGACGTTCTGGTCTGTCGTTTCGCGCGATTCAGTGGGCGCGGTGGTCTGGGTCATGCGGACACCTCCACGAGGTCGCGCAAGGTCGCGGTGACCGTACGCCGGGCTAGTGCGACTTTGAATTCCAGGTCGGGCGTCGGCTGGGCGGCGGCGAGTTCGGCGTCGGCGGCTGCCGTGAACTCCGTCGCGGTCGCCGGGCGGCCACGCAGGTATTCCTCTGCTGCCGTCGCACGCCACGGCTTGGTGCCGACGCCACCCAACGCGAGGCGCACATCAGTCACGACCCCGTCCTCGACGCGCAGTGCAGCAGCGACCGAGACGAGGGCGAAGGCGTACGAGGCGCGGTCGCGTACTTTGCGATAGGACGAGCGGAATCCGCTTGGCAGATAGGGAATCTCGATGCTGGTGATCAACTCACCGGGCTCGAGAGCTGTCTCGATGTCGGGACGATCACCGGGGAGGCGATGGAAGTCGGTCAACGCAATCTCGCGCTCGCCGTCGCGGGAGCGAACCTGCACGGTCGCGTCCGCCGCGGCCAGTGCGACGCATAGGTCAGAAGGATGCGCAGACAGGCAAGCATCGCTGGTGCCGAGCACGGCACCCAACCGATGGAAGCCCGCACGTGCGTCACAGCCACTGCCGAGCTGACGCTTGTTACAGGCGGCGTGAGGGTCGTAGAAATAGGAGCAACGGCTGCGCTGCATCAGGTTGCCACCCACCGTCGCCATATTGCGCAACTGCGCCGACGCGCCACTCACCAAGGCAGCCGATACCAGGGGGAGGCGCTCGCGGAGCAGGGCGTCGTTGGCCAGGTCGGAGTTGCGTACGCCAGCCTCGACGCGTACTCGGTCGTCGAGGTGGGTGATGTTGGTGAGCCCCAACGCCGTGACATCGATGAGCTGCTCGGGCTGCTCGATATTTACCCGCATGAGGTCGACCAGGTTGGTGCCGCCGCCCAGCGGGCGACTGCCCGGTGTGTCGGCGAGCAGTTGGACAGCGTCTTCGACACTCGAAGGGCGTTGGTAGTCAAAGGGCTTCATGATGCCGCCGCCTCTGACTTTGCATCGCTAGCGACAGCTTCGATGGCCTCGACGATGCCGTTGTGGGCGCCACACCGACAGAGGTTGCCGCTCATTCGCTCGCGGATCTCTTGTCGATCCAACGGGGGATGACTGGCGACATCGGCGGTGACATGGCTGGGGGCGCCCGCGCGGTGCTCGGCGAGCATACCCAGCGCAGAACACACCTGACCGGGAGTGCAGTAGCCGCATTGGAGCCCGTCGGCTTCGACGATCGCATCCTGCAGCGGATGCGCGACACCCTCAATGGTGGTGACCGGTCGACCGTCCGCCTGGACGGCAAGTGTCAGGCAAGAGAGGACGCGACGGTCGTCCAGCAGCACTGTGCACGCACCGCATCCGCCCTGATCGCAGCCCTTCTTGGTGCCGGTGAGATCGAGTCGCTCACGGAGCGCGTCGAGCAAACTGGTTCGGGGGTCAATCTGCACGGAATGGGCCTGGCCATTGACCAGGAGAGTGATGGAGGCAGCCATGGCTCAGTGTGAGCCACGGCTGCCTCCATTTCCAGGAAGGAGGACCTCATCGGCGGATGGGATCCCGCCAGGATTAGTGCCTACCGATCAGTGCATCACGACCGGTGGTGCCGCTTCGCCCTGGTCCACCAGCTTGGACTCGTCCTTCTTGCGCGGAAGGAAGTACGCCGGGATCAGCGTGAGTGTCACCAGGATCGCCGCGACCATGAAGGCTCCCGCGAAGGCGTCAGCCGCTTGCGAAAGCCCCTGCTGGACGACGGCCTCGCCACCCAATTTGTCGACCAACGCTGGGTCCTTCCACGTTGCGGTCGCCGGGCCGGCAAGCGCGGAGTCCTTGAGGTTGTTGGTCAACACAACGGCCATGATCGCGACCCCGACCGAGCTGGCGATCTGCTGGACGATGTTGAGCAGGGTCGAACCCCGTGCCACCTCATGGTGCTTCAGTGTCTTCAGCGCCGAAGTCATGATCGGCATCATCGTGCCGCCCATGCCCAGACCGAGGACGAACAACACCGCGATGAGGTAGGTGTAGGAGGTGTCGGCATCGATCTGGGTCATCGCAAACATGCCCGCGATGATGGTGACCAAGCCGAACGGGACGATCCGTCCGACCGGGAACTTGTCGGCCAATGCGCCAGCGATGGGCATGGTCAACATGGCACCAAGACCCTGCGGGGCCACCAGCAGGCCGGCATCCAACGTCGACTCGCCGCGTACCTGTTGGAAGTAGGTCGGCACGAGAAGCAGTCCACCGAAGAAGGCGGCCGCGAACAAGAACATCGTCAGGGTCGACGCGGTCAGGTTGCGGTTCTTGAACAGTCGCAGGTCCAGCAACGGGTGCTCGGGACGGAAGGAGTGCCGCACGAAAGCGGCAATCAAGGCGACACCAGCGAGCATCGTCAAGAGCACCTCGGCGTCCAGAATGGTGCCCGCCTCCGGGATCGTGGACACGCCATAGAGGAAGAGCGCCAGCCCTGGTGACATCAACGCAATTCCGACGAGGTCGAGCGACTCCGATGGTGCGGCCGAGTCGTTCGGCAGCGCCCAGAAGGCGTACGCGATCGCGCCGATACCGATCGGAACGTTGATCAAGAAGATCCAGTGCCAGCTCTGGTTTTCGATGAGCCAACCGCCCAGGATCGGGCCCAGGATGGGGCCGAGCAGCATCGGGATACCGAGGATGGCCATCAGTCGACCCATGCGGTCGGGGCCGGCTGCCTTGGTCATGATCGTCATGCCGAGCGGCATGAGCATTCCGCCGCCGAGACCCTGAATGATGCGGAAGAAGATCAGCATCTCGATTGAGCCCGCGGCCGCGCACAGCGCGGAACCTGCGGTGAACAACGCGACCGCAAGCAGGTAAAGCCGCTTGGTGCCGAATCGGTCGGCGGCCCAGCCGGTCAGCGGAATGACCGTGGCGAGCGCCAGCGTGTACGCCGTGACCGTCCAGGCGACAGTCGAGTACGCCACGGGCTCGTCTGGGCTCGTCGCGAACTCGGTCTGGAAGACCGGAAGGGCGACGTTGACGACGGTGATGTCGAGAATCGACATGATCGCGCCGAGGACGACGACGCCAGCGATCTTGAGGACCGCCCCGTCAATCTTGTCCGGATACTCCGGAGCAGTGGGGGTAGACATGACCCTCCCAGGGTGTGTCGAAGAACGGATATCGCCAGGGTGCTGGCGATATCGGACAGGTACGGTCCGGTTTTCCGGAGGGTGCCTGGTATTGGTCGGCTTGGCCGCCCACTGTCCTTGGGCGAATCGTGTCGTCGATCAACGCCATTCAGCGTACGCCCTGTGGTATGGCGCCCGTCTACCAATTTTGCACTTCAGGGACGTGGGGTGCATCACACCGTTGGAGCACCGCGCCCGCTCGCAGTCGACTCAGCCGCCCGATTGGGTCAGCGGCCAGTCTGTGGCCGCTCTGCGCCATTGCAGGAACCTGCCAGGTGCTCTATCTGTGCTGGCGGGCTGGGGGTCCTGTACTAGGGGCCTGGTCTGACTGCAGTCAGCGGTCGACGAACCTCGGTGGAGGAACAACATGTCGTCACGTCGTGGAATGGGAATTTTCGTCGCGCTAGCGCTGGCGGCCTCGAGCGCCGCCACGTTCACAGGGTCCGCGCCGGCGGATGCCGCTGCGCCGGCAACGCCGAATGTGGGCAAGCTGGCAGGCTCGCTGGCGAAGCAGAAACTGGCGTGGACGCCGTGTGTCAAAGAACTTCAGAATGAGGCTAAGGAGGTGATGTGTGCGACGGTGAAAGTGCCAAAGGACTGGCACAACGTAGACGTGAAAGACACCTGGGATGTCGAGATTAGCCATCTGAAAAACCGGGACCCGAGCCATTCGCGTTATCAGGGAACCATCTTCATGAATCCCGGCGGCCCGGGAGGTAGTGGCCTGCATTATCCGGGGAAGGTGGACGAGGCGATGCCGGACCTCATGCCGTACTACAACATTCTTGGTTTTGAGCCTCGCGGCATTAAGGGTCTTGGGAGCAGCGATGCCGGATGTACTTATTCTTACGCCGAAGGCGCTTCTGAGTGGGAGCAGATGGAGGCGTTCGGGAAGACGTGTAGTCAGAATAAAGATATTAAAACTTTGAACACGGAGCAGGTGGCCTATGACATGGACTTCATTCGGCACCTGTTGAAACTGCCCAAGGTGGACTACATCGGATATTCGTATGGCACCTGGCTGGGCGCGTGGTATTCGAAGGTGTTCGGCGCCAAGTACGGTGGTCGTTTTGTGCTGGATTCGGCCCTGGACGTGAACCAGCCCTGGCTGGGCCACGCCTGGGTGTGGAACCAGGTCATCGCTCGAGAGCGTCAGCAGACGATGCACTTCGATCTGTGGGAAAAGCGTAAACCGAAGGATCCTGGAGAGCCGAAGGGCAGCGCTCGGGCCGGGTCGGACAAACAGGCCAGGGCCACATTGACCAAAGCAGGAGCGGGGTCGTTCGACTTTGCCTCGCGTGCGGCGGTGTCAAAGGAGTTGGTGGGCCGAAAGCCCGCGGGGCCTGCGGACGTGCGGTCGATGCTGACCACTGAGGAGATCGGCTCGGCCAAAGGTTTGCACAGGTCGGTGCTGAAGGACCAGTTGCGGATGCTGGACAAGCTCAGCGCCTTGGACAAGGCACCGCAGAAGAAGGCGCCGCGCCGGACTAGTGGCTCGGCGAAAATGGTGGAGGTCACGGACAGCAGTTACGTCTACCAGATCGCCTGTAACGATGGGCAGTGGCGGCAGGGCAAGGATTGGTACGAGCAGGGTTTTGCCAAACCCACCAAGGCCCAGCAAGAGGAGGCCGGCAATTCGGCTGTCGCACCGTGCGCCTACTGGCGGACGGACACCGTGATGCCGGATATCCCGGACCCGAAAACCTACCCAGAAACCATCGTGGTGCAGTCCGAACTCGATGGGGCAACGGCATGGGAACTTGGGCGTGCCAGTGGGCTGACGTTGCCCAACACGAGTTTCATCGCGGTTGACAACGAGAGTGCGCACGGGATCTTCCCTTACGGCACAGAAGAGGTCGACGGCCCGATCCTCGACTTCTTCCTGACCGGCAAGCGCCCGCCGAATGTCACCATCACGCAGGCCAAGCCTTTCCCGAAAGAGGAAGTCACCTACGAGTACTGGACTCCGCTATTCAAGGGCGCTAAGCACCACGGCTCACCGAACACCGACCCATGGCGAGTGGCCGGTGGCGGGGTCGCGACCCCTCGTCCAGTCGAGGTCACCGGAGCTGACCTCACCGCTGCTCCGCAGGCGGCGACTTCCTTCACTCGCTGGGTTGCCCAGACCTACGGACCGCAGGGCATGGACGTGCTAGCGAAAGAGGCGAAGAAGTAACCACGTCGCCGGTGGAGCCCCTAGAGGGTTCCACCGGTGATGAGTTCGTCGAGCTTGGCATAGCCATCATTGATACCGGACTCCATGCCGGAGGCGAGCATCCCGTCGCGTGCTTCGGGTGACTCCAGGAGCGAGACGGAGTGCATGCGGGTCCAGCCGTCCCCGAGGTCTTCGAAGGTCATGGTGTCCAGCGAGACGCCATCGGGCATTTCCTCCCAGGTGAAGGTCTGGACGAGGCGGTCGGGACGAATGGTGTGGAAGCAGCCGCGAAAAGCCCACGCCTCCTCGCCCCGGCGGCTGAGGTAGCGGTAGGACCCGCCGGTGCGGGCGTCCCACTCGACGACCTCCGTATCGATGCTCTTCGGACCGACCCACTGAGTGAAGATCTCTGGGTCGGTGTGAGCGCGGATCAGTTGTTCGCCACTGGCGTGGAAGTCCCGAGTGATGTGAATGATCGGGAGATTCTCGTCGGCCTCGATGCGCGCCGTGCTGATCCGGTCGGTGGTGGGGGTCATGATGCCTGTCCTTTGCCCTGGTTGGTGTGGTCCTGGTTCGTGCCGTTCATCTGGTCGAGCACGTCATCAAGGCGCTGGTAGCGCTCCTCGGCTTCCCGTTGATATTTCTCGATCCACTTGGTCATGAGGTCGAAGACCTGCGCCTCGAGGTGGACGGGGCGACGTTGCGCCTCCTTGGTGCGGGAGACCAGGCCGGCGCCCTCCAGCACCTTGAGGTGCTTGGACACCGCTTGGACGCTCACGTCGTAGGGCTCGGCGAGCTCATTGACGGTCGCGTCGGCGCGAGCCAGGCGCGCCACCATGTCGCGGCGCGTGGGGTCGGCGAGTGCGGCAAACACTTGCGAGAGCGGATCAACCATCAGGAAACTCTCCTCAACTAATCGGTTGAATATGAAGAGCGTACGCCGAGTCGCCGGTTTAAACAACCAGTTGATTGAATAAAGAGCTGGCGCGAGAACGGTGACGAAACATGAGCAGGTAGGCCACAATATGATCATGAAGTTTCAAGCGCCCCCTCCGATGACCCATCTCGAGCGCGAGATCGCGACCCAGCCGACCGACTGGCGTCGGGTGGCGGACCGGCCGGACGAGTTCGCTGACCGATTGCCGGTGGCTGGAGAGCGGGTGGCTGTCGTCGGGTGCGGGACCTCGTGGTTCATGGCCATGGCATATGCCGCGAAGCGTGAGGCGCTCGGGCAGGGCGTGACCGACGCTTTTGCTGGCTCGGAGCATCAGCTGGGTCGTGGCTATGACCGGGTCGTGTGGCTGAGCCGGTCAGGCACCACTACCGAGGTGGTGGATGCGATGGCCGCAGTCGACCCGGCCACTCCAACGACGGCTATCGTCGCCGTGGCGGACACTCCGATCGCGCGGCGCGCCCAGCAGGTCATCGTGCTCGATGACGTTGATGAGCAGTCGGTGGTGCAGACGCGGTTCGCCACGACGGCGTTGGCGATGCTGCGGTCCTCGCTTGGCGATGACCTGACGGCTGCGGTGTCAGACGCACAGGCCGTGCTTGATGAGCAGGTCGACCCCGAACTCCGGGACGCCGAACAGATGACCTTTGTCGGCCGCGGCTGGACGATCGGTTTGGCACACGAGGCCGCCTTGAAGTTGCGCGAATCGTGCCAGGCCTGGGCAGAGGCCTACCCCGCCATGGACTATCGGCACGGCCCCATCGCCATCGCGCAGCCGGGCCGGGTCGTCTGGGCGCTCGGTGAGGTGCCCGAAGGCCTGGAGCGAGACGTACGCGCCACGGGGGCCCGCTTCGAACATCGCCCGATCGATCCGCTCGCGGACCTGGTCCGGGTGCACCGCATGTGCTTGGCCAGGGCCTTGGAGCTGGGCGTGAACCCGGATCAGCCGCGGGGACTCACCCGCAGCGTGGTGCTGGCGGAGTCCTGACCAGCTCCTGAGGCAAGGCGCGCCAATGGCCCCCGGCGACTGACGTCGCCGGGGGCCATTGTGGAGGTGTTGCGGTGGAACTACTTCACTGGCTGGATCTCGCCGCTCTTGATGCGACCGAGGTAGCCGGTGTATTCCTTCTTCATCACGCGGGCCAGGATGTAGAGGCCGATGACATTCGGGACGGCCATGGCGAAGACCATCGCGTCGCCGAAGTCCAGCACTGCCTTGAGGGTCAGCACCGAGCCGATGACCGTGAAGATGCAGAACACGACCTTGAAGGCGTTCTCCGCGATCACGTTGTCGCCAAAGAGATAGCCGATGCCTTTCATGCCGTAGTACGACCAGGAAATCATCGTCGAGAAAGCGAAGAGCGTCACCGCGATGGCCAGCACCGACGGGAACCAGGGAATGACCGACTCAAAGGCGTCCGAGGTCAGGGCGACACCATCGCTGGCGTCCTCCTGGGTGTAGACACCGGTGATGATGATCGTCAGCGCGGTCATCGAGCAGATCACGATCGTGTCGATGAATGGCTCGAGGATCGCCACGAAGCCCTCCGTCGCCGGCTCATTCGTCTTCACCGCAGAGTGGGCGATCGAGGCTGACCCGACGCCGGCTTCATTGGAGAAGGCCGCCCGCTGGAACCCGACCATCAACGCGCCGATGACGCCGCCTGCGGCTCCGGCCCCGGTGAAGGCGCCATCGAAAACCTTCCCGATGGCATCCGGGATGGATCCGATGTTGCCGAGGATCACGATGAGGCACGCCGTGATGTAGAGAACGGCCATGAACGGCACGATCTTCTCGGTTACCTTCGCGATGCTCTTGATGCCACCGATAATGACGACTCCAACGAGTATCGCGAACGCGATGCCGATCCACAGCTCCTGGCCAGCCAACGGGCTGTCTTGCTTGCCGCCGGTGGCTTTGATGAGCTGAACGGTGGCCTGGTTGGACTGCACCATGTTGCCGCCGCCAAGTGCGCCACCGACGCAGAAGATTGCGAACGCGGCAGCCAGGACCTTGCCGAGCACCGGCATCTTGGTGACCTGGGCAACGCCGTCACGCAGGTAGTACATGGGTCCACCAGATACCGAGCCGTCGGCGTGTTGGCGCCGGTACATCACGCCGAGCATGCACTCCACGAACTTGGTGGTCATGCCGAGGAAGCCGGCCATGATCATCCAGAACATCGCCCCCGGGCCACCCAGCGTGATCGCGACCGCGACACCGGAGATGTTGCCGAGACCGACGGTTCCGGACACGGCGGTGGCGAGCGCCTGGAAGTGGGAGACCTCGCCTGCGTCGTTGGGGTCGGAGTACTTCCCGCGGACCAAGTCGATGCCCTGCTTGAAGCCTCGGATGTTGATGAAGCCGGTGTAAGCAGTGAAGATCACGCCCGCGCAGATCAGCCAGAAGACGACCAAGGGCACATCGGTGCCGTTGACGGTCACCGCGAAGAACACGATCTCGGAAATTTTGTTCAGAACGTCTTCCATTACGGAACCACCGTTACTGGGACGGGAGCGACCTGGACCAGATGGCTCGGGATGCTGCCAAAGAGAGCCTGACGAACGCGGCTGTCACCGGTGCGCCCGACGACGAGGCCAGTGGCTTCGCGCTCGCGAATGAGGTCAATGAGCAGGTCGATCGGGTCGCCATGCTTGACGAATCCCTCAGCGGTCACGCCCTCCTCGCGAGCCAGGCTCACCATGGGTTCAACCACCTGCTCGGTCGCAGCCTTAAGTTCCTTGGAGCGTTGGGTGGATCGGAACTCGTTTTCTCCAGGGGTACTGAACGAGTAGGGCGACCACGGGATGACGTGGGCGATGAGCAACTCGAAGTCGAGTTTGTGCGCGCGGAAGCAGGCGTACTCGACAGCATGTCGACTCGCCGCACTCCCATCGACGCCAACTAGAACGACGGCCATGTGGGGCACCTCCAGAATCTGTGCAGGTCGCGGACCAACGTATCCGCGATAGAGGTGATTTGGGGCGAGTTCGCGAGATCGTGATGCGCCGGAGGAATCTCGCCCGGAATATAGGTTAGGCTTACCGAAGTAACATGGTTCGGTACGTCACACCCGGTCGAAAGTTTGAGGATGAACCCGTTCGATGATGACAGCGGTCGATTCTGGGCCCTGGTGAACCAGGAGCAGCAGTACTCGTTGTGGCCCACCTTTCAGACAGTCCCGGGCGGTTGGGCCATCGCCTTCGGGGGCGCTGAAGGCGCAAGCCGCCAAGAGGTCCTCGAGTGGATCGAGCAGACCTGGACTGATCTGCGCCCACAGTCCTTGCGCGATCACATTGCTCAGCACCGCGCTGAGAACGCTGGCGTCATCACCGGTTGACCGCAGCCTTTTTGCGCCCACCCATTCGACTGCTCCTGGAGATCGCTATGCCTCGAACCGTCACCCATGCCGTCCGTTCGACGGACACCACCGTGGAGCCTCTACACCTGGAGGGCGTGGTGCCCTACCCGGCCGACCTCGCCCAGGAGTACCGCCGCCACGGCTGGTGGCAAGACCAGACCTTCTCCGAAATGCTGTTCGACACCATCCAGCGAACGCCAGATCGGACCGCCCTCATCGCGGGCGAAAGCGCTCTGACCTACGCAGAGTTGGGAGAACGGGTCCTGCGTATCGCCGCCGGATTCCAGGCCATGGGGATCACGCGTGGCGACCGCGTCGTCGTGCAACTGCCCAACCTGCGCGAATACATCCCCCTGCTGTTCGGGTTGTATGAAATCGGTGCCATTCCGGTGCTGGCGCTGGCTGCTCATCAGCGCCACGAGATCAGCCACTTCGTCGAGTTGGCAGGCGCCTGTGCCTATCTCACAGTCGAGTCCTACGACGGAGTCGACCTGGGATCCCTCGCCAAAGAACTCACCGAGTCGGTGGATTCGCTCGATCACGCGGTCGTCCTGACAGCAGACGGTCAGGGCCAGGCCCTTCGCGACCTACTCGCGCACGAGCCGCTGACCCACGAACGCCGGTCGCTGCCCGAAGACGTGGCCTTCTTGCAGCTGTCGGGCGGAACAACCGGCACCTCGAAGCTGATACCCCACACGCACGAGGCATACCTCGGCTCCATGCGCGGGGCCGTTCGCGTCGGCGGCACGACCGAGGCCTCCGTTCAGTTGGTCGTCCTGCCGATGCCCCATGCGCTCGCCATGCGTTCGCCAGGTTTCTTGGGGGCCCTGTCGGTGGGCGCGACCGTGGTGTTGGCGCCCGATGCCAGCCCCGATTCAGCCTTCCCCTTGGTGGAGGAGCATCGCGTCACGGAACTCGCGCTCGTCCCGCCGCTCGCGCTGGCCTGGTTGAACTCATCGCTACGGACGGGTTACGACCTGAGCAGTATGCAG
Protein-coding regions in this window:
- a CDS encoding DHA2 family efflux MFS transporter permease subunit; this translates as MSTPTAPEYPDKIDGAVLKIAGVVVLGAIMSILDITVVNVALPVFQTEFATSPDEPVAYSTVAWTVTAYTLALATVIPLTGWAADRFGTKRLYLLAVALFTAGSALCAAAGSIEMLIFFRIIQGLGGGMLMPLGMTIMTKAAGPDRMGRLMAILGIPMLLGPILGPILGGWLIENQSWHWIFLINVPIGIGAIAYAFWALPNDSAAPSESLDLVGIALMSPGLALFLYGVSTIPEAGTILDAEVLLTMLAGVALIAAFVRHSFRPEHPLLDLRLFKNRNLTASTLTMFLFAAAFFGGLLLVPTYFQQVRGESTLDAGLLVAPQGLGAMLTMPIAGALADKFPVGRIVPFGLVTIIAGMFAMTQIDADTSYTYLIAVLFVLGLGMGGTMMPIMTSALKTLKHHEVARGSTLLNIVQQIASSVGVAIMAVVLTNNLKDSALAGPATATWKDPALVDKLGGEAVVQQGLSQAADAFAGAFMVAAILVTLTLIPAYFLPRKKDESKLVDQGEAAPPVVMH
- a CDS encoding (2Fe-2S)-binding protein, whose product is MAASITLLVNGQAHSVQIDPRTSLLDALRERLDLTGTKKGCDQGGCGACTVLLDDRRVLSCLTLAVQADGRPVTTIEGVAHPLQDAIVEADGLQCGYCTPGQVCSALGMLAEHRAGAPSHVTADVASHPPLDRQEIRERMSGNLCRCGAHNGIVEAIEAVASDAKSEAAAS
- a CDS encoding FAD binding domain-containing protein; its protein translation is MKPFDYQRPSSVEDAVQLLADTPGSRPLGGGTNLVDLMRVNIEQPEQLIDVTALGLTNITHLDDRVRVEAGVRNSDLANDALLRERLPLVSAALVSGASAQLRNMATVGGNLMQRSRCSYFYDPHAACNKRQLGSGCDARAGFHRLGAVLGTSDACLSAHPSDLCVALAAADATVQVRSRDGEREIALTDFHRLPGDRPDIETALEPGELITSIEIPYLPSGFRSSYRKVRDRASYAFALVSVAAALRVEDGVVTDVRLALGGVGTKPWRATAAEEYLRGRPATATEFTAAADAELAAAQPTPDLEFKVALARRTVTATLRDLVEVSA
- a CDS encoding xanthine dehydrogenase family protein molybdopterin-binding subunit, whose amino-acid sequence is MTQTTAPTESRETTDQNVSDVAVLGAPRSRRDGPAKAHGEAPYANDYPHDNLSYGAIVHAVGAHGRIRSIDTSEALALTGVLTVVTHLNAPRLASVSGLRKPNMGDLLARGTKVDYLNTDEVHYDGQAIAVVVAETAEIAAEAAELVTVDLEPLSARIDLATERHAAKKMPAMPYPRTGGKKGDAKAALAQAPVSVDLQFSTPEQNHNAMELHGCTARWDGDHLTLWDGTQGLEFARKFLAARFRIGVGQVRIVSPFVGGGFGGKGGIWAHQVIAAMAAREVDRPVRLALSREGVYRTVGGRPQTLQRVALGATQDGQITSIIHEVDLRNSTVGGMGEQVVSASADLYASENILLEQRITPLNRLPQTFMRAPGESVGTFALESAVDELAESLQLDPVELRLRNQPEHHPLTGNRYSHHTVGESLRLGAELFGWSDRGPAGSMRDGNHLVGYGVASAVHPAMTFKASLTLRLHPNGRLLVRCGFHDMGMGTATATAQMAAHLLGIDPDEVDIEYGTTDVPYGPMAGGSMQSASIAQSLIVGIEDLQRQLEALGLGSHGAGSMADAIQSSGAEHLEAVVGGNSGLGAVRSNLQLGKGAFDAMRRWSKAASGAQFCEVRIDADTGETRVTRWLGVFDIGRVINHKLASSQLRGGIIMGLGLALMEQTLYDPRTGRIVNPSLTEYHIPVHADVPAIDIHMHDDPDPTMPLGVVGAGEVGITGVGAAVANAVYHATGQRVRDLPITLDRVLPGLP